One region of Archocentrus centrarchus isolate MPI-CPG fArcCen1 chromosome 6, fArcCen1, whole genome shotgun sequence genomic DNA includes:
- the syt12 gene encoding synaptotagmin-12 yields MSSAQGGDISGYHVSVVRNPPGWEAGIYLVGFFVLLGLAGLNIWKLWKSGTFPTPSPFPNFDYRYLQEKYGTSFSEVRQKRVAANNHRRTSTTSSRKPSLALGDTPNGFRDLGHLELMSRELDPTGIAQLNRSISTDSLSSISSIANNFGNDFTVGQLEVTLEFEPSKHPGQGVGLLHITLHQGKDLLEKEEGDFPGCFIRVSLGPEELNVGVTRVQTNAFTVIFDERFSIPMDPSSLEEYSLRFAAFGIDADERNISAGVAELKLSDLDLTIRPFNAWLYLQDVNKAVDAVGEILLSLSYLPTAERLTVVVAKCKNLVWTNGKNTADPFVKVYLLQDGRKISKKKTSTKRDDTNPIFNEAMIFSVPSIVLQELSLRVTVAEATDDGRGENLGHVIIGPEASGMGITHWNQMLATLRKPVSMWHPLRRI; encoded by the exons ATGTCCTCGGCTCAGGGTGGGGATATATCAGGCTACCATGTGAGTG tGGTGCGTAACCCGCCGGGCTGGGAGGCCGGGATCTACCTGGTGGGCTTTTTTGTGCTGCTGGGCCTGGCCGGGCTTAACATCTGGAAGCTTTGGAAGTCTGGGACCTTCCCAACGCCATCTCCCTTCCCCAATTTTGATTATCGATATCTGCAAGAAAAATATGGAACCTCCTTCTCAGAAGTCAGACAGAAG AGAGTGGCAGCCAACAACCACCGACGAACCTCCACAACTTCCAGCCGTAAGCCCAGCCTGGCCCTTGGTGACACCCCAAATGGCTTCAGGGACCTGGGCCATCTGGAGCTGATGAGCAGAGAGCTGGACCCGACGGGCATAGCTCAGCTCAACCGATCCATCTCTACCGACTCACTCAGCTCCATCTCCTCTATTGCCAACAACTTCGGCAATGATTTCACTGTTGGCCAGCTGGAGGTGACCTTGGAGTTTGAGCCATCCAAGCACCCAGGCCAGGGGGTGGGATTGCTTCACATCACCCTGCACCAGGGCAAAGACCTGCTGGAGAAGGAGGAAGGAGACTTCCCTGGCTGCTTCATCAGAGTCTCCCTGGGACCAGAGGAACTTAATGTGGGAGTCACAAGG GTGCAGACAAATGCATTCACCGTGATCTTTGACGAGCGCTTCTCCATCCCCATGGACCCGTCCAGTCTGGAGGAGTACAGCCTGCGCTTTGCCGCGTTTGGTATCGATGCTGACGAAAGAAATATCAGCGCAGGCGTAGCAGAGCTCAAGCTGTCAGACCTGGACCTGACCATCAGACCATTCAATGCCTGGCTCTATCTTCAAGATGTCAATAAG GCAGTAGATGCAGTCGGGGAGATCTTACTGTCTCTCAGCTATTTGCCAACAGCAGAGCgtctcactgtggttgtggcTAAGTGCAAGAACCTGGTGTGGACCAACGGCAAGAACACTGCCG ATCCGTTTGTTAAAGTCTATCTGCTGCAAGACGGCAGGAAGATCAGCAAGAAGAAGACTTCCACCAAGAGGGATGACACAAACCCCATTTTCAACGAAGCCATGATCTTCTCCGTGCCGTCTATTGTTCTGCAG GAGCTCTCACTGAGGGTGACAGTGGCAGAGGCCACAGATGATGGCCGAGGTGAGAACCTCGGTCATGTGATCATCGGCCCTGAGGCCAGCGGGATGGGAATCACCCACTGGAACCAGATGCTGGCCACTCTGAGGAAGCCTGTGTCCATGTGGCACCCTCTGCGCAGGATCTAG